The following nucleotide sequence is from Scheffersomyces stipitis CBS 6054 chromosome 4, complete sequence.
GGAGAATGCTATACGTGTTAAACTACTGAAGCGCAATATTTTGCGAGATATTATGAGATAGTGGCTCTTATTAATATCTCTGCATGGCAATACGTCAGTGTTCGCAGCTATCAAATTTCTATTCTAAATATTTTTTACGGCTATCAAAGCCCTTGGCTATAAACTCTCCAACGTACGGTAAAAAGGACCAGATTTAGAGTTAAAAATCAATTCCCCAAATGTTCAAATATTCCAACATAAAccaattcaattttctAGGGGTCTCCGATAGCACTATAAAATTCTATCGGTACGACTTTCCCTTTCCAATGCCATTTCGTGGCCGTATTAGACTTCATATAAAACAATACTCCACGTCCTCTATCTAAACTATGAAACCCCCCAACACTGTCACCCACTTTTACAAGGTGGAATTCCATGAGTTGTGATAGGCGCAGTGCCAAGATGACAATTTAACCGGACCTCGAATCCCTCATTTGCATTTTCCGTTTAGACTTATACTTTGTAGCAGcaatttccagatcaaGGCATGATTTCCGCGTGCCAAAGTTGCTTGTGCCTGAATCTGAATGATAGCAATATTCTAGAATAatatttgcacccataCCTCACAGGCCTGAAAGTCGCCTTTATCTTCTCTGTGATATGATGTCCTCCGGGAAACCTATATAAGTCTTGTGTCGCCCTCGCAAATTGAACAGACTACCGTTTCAGTTAGAAGTTTAGTCAGCCGTGTTTGATAACCCTGGATAAGATAACTGATAAGAACTGCGAATATTTCATCTTTCAcgttctttcttttttcactttcattgGTCGATATATTTATTAGTTCTTATCGTTGTTAGGACTTCCAGACTTTTCTCTCTTGTTCGTCTCACTTGACTACATCTGtatttcattcttcaagaacaaataTCTTGCTGGTAAAGATGTCTAaggttgttgaagttgaagattctaCAAACGATTCTGCTTCGTTCGGCTCAGATAAGAAGGGCAAAACTGTCGAAGTTAAAGAGGAGCTTTTAACTGAAAGTGAGCTCGCTGGGTATAATTTATATGAAAAAGCccaagaaatcaattcGGAAGAAGAGCAGGCAATCAGCAAAAAGTTACTTTGGAAGGTAGATAGAAGAATCGTCCCCTTATTATGTATCACTTATACATTGCAATTCTTGGATAAGTTGTCTCTTAACTATGCTGCCGCCTATTCTCTAAAAGAGgatttgaacttgattggCCAACGTTATTCGTGGGTTGCTGctatcttcaattttggGTACTTGTTCTGGGCTCTTCCTGGCAATTATATCATTCAGAGAGTTCCTGTAGCCAAATATACTGGCTTCATGTTGTTCTCCTGGTCTATTATCTTGATTGGTCACATCGGTTTGAAAAACTATGGGGGAGCTTTGGTTATCAGATTCATTCTTGGGATGTTTGAAGCGCTGATTAGTCCTTCTTGTATGAACATCTGCAGTTCGTTCTACACCGTTAAACACCAGCCAATCAGAATGTGTATCTTCCTCTCGTTCAACGGTGTAGCTACCATGGTTGGAGCTCTCTTGGGTTTTGCCTTGGGTCATGCCACCAACTCTAGCTTGAAACCATGGAAGCTTATATTTATGGTCATTGGACTCATGAACTTTGTGTGGTCCTTGATCTTCCTCTGGTTGTGTCCTGATTCTCCAGATAAAGCCAAATTCTTGACTGAAGAGGAGAGAGCAATCTTAGTCAAAGAAGTAGCCTCCAATAACCAGGGTCTTAGAGATGTtaaattcaagaaacacCAGGCTATAGAAGCTATTAGTGATGTTGGGGTTTGGATATTGGCATTTGTTGGTTTGGCTTGTGGAGTGATTAACGGAGGAAgttccaacttctcttctgcTTTGATTAAAGGGTTCGGTTTCTCTGGTTTGCAAGCAACTGCGCTTCAATTACCAACAGGTGCGATTGAATTAGTAGTAGTGGCCGCTACTGGTTTTGCTGTATTCAGTTTTAAGAATACTAGAACTGTTGCCTTGTTCCTCATTTGTATTCCTCCATTGGGTGGTTTAATAGGAATTCACGTCATTTCTTTGGAACATAAGTGGTCTTTGGTTGGTTGTACTTGGCTTCAATTCATCATTGGAGGTCCAGTCATCTTGTGTTGGATCTTGTTAAATGCAAATGTTTCAggttcttcaaagaagacaataGCAAATGGCTTATGGTTTGCTTTCTACGCTTCAGGGAACATCATTGGTGCCAATGTTTTTTATACTTACGAGGCTCCAAAATATCGTAGTGGTATGATTGCCTTGATGACATGCTACTGTGGTATAATGGTTTTGGCTGTGGCGTACAGAGGTTTGCTTACgttcagaaacaagaagaaaatggaagaacAGGGTGAAATGACACCGGAAATGGAAGAACAAGCTATTCTTGACGGGTTCAAGGGCTTGACTGATTTCGAAAACTCTGGTTTCCGTTATGTATTATGATTATAAAGTATAGTGATAACATATATTCAGTTCTAAACTTCATTTATGCCCAGTATCCTAATAATGCCATAGCAAAGGCTCCAATAGAGAGGCAGAGGAAAGCCCAGAGTTGCCTGGAAATATactcatcttcttcaaactcCTGGGAATACATGAAATCGTAAGCCATGAGCTCAACCAAACTGTTGTAAATTAAAACACCCGAACAAAGAGAGTCGAAAATACCGTTGGTAATAAGAGCAATTCTAGAGCCTGGAGGATAAGACTTTCTAACTCCGAGTCCGACAGCTATTGAAATGGGTGTTACCAAAGTGAATGCAGTGGACAATAGCCATGGGTAatgttcttttcctttggGCCATTTTGCCATAGCAAAACGAGCTCCCAAACCCAAGCCTTCCaaaagttgatggaaagaaATAGCAATGAATAGACCAATAAAGTCGTCACCAGCAATAGCCAATGCTAAACCAACAAATACAGAGTGGAAAACAATACCTATTTCTAATATAAAGACATTCAAGATCTGAATGCTAATTATTGAATTCCCTTTGCCGTTGTACTCTGATTCGGTTAATCCTAAAttgctttctctttcagACCACTCAATTTCGCGAGTAAGTGAATTGTTGCCCTTACTTAACGTATTAGCAACATTTTCACTATTAGGACATAGTGCAACGTGGGTACAGCATCCAATGCTGTCAATGCTTGCATTGGAGTTTCTGTTTCTAATAATTCTCCTGGCGACGAGGTCGAATAAGAACATGCCCCAAACTCCAATCAAAGCAATACCGGCTCCCCAAGAATAGTCTTCAAAAATTCCTCCCAAGCACTCATTTGTAAGAGATTCGATCCCCTCTGCAAGCAAATGAATAAAAGCAGTAGCCAAAATGACACCTGTGCCAACATATCTAATGATAAAGAAAACGGTTGGTGGAACATTTAGCGAAGGGcactttgaagaaattaaaGGAAGAAAGGATCCAATGCCTGAAACGATCATAATCACAAATACAGAAGCAATACGTGCCTTCATGTGTTGACCGTTGAATTCGTTGTCTGTTGGGCAAGTATCTTCCATTTTATTTATAGCTGATATATTAAacttttgaaaaatatagttgcaaaatttaaATGATTGCTATGAAATTTGGCtcaatttggaaaaatGGTGTGAAAAAGTGAGAAATCCAATTCCCTTAAATACTGGATTTTTTTAGCCCTTGAAAAACATCCCATTCTCTTTAATTAGACAATAACTACTTGTTTATAACAAACAAGGTgctttttgaatttttttgcagAATTTTCATAGGGCTACTACAATGAGGATTATAGTGGTTATGTTGAAGTGGTTGTAGCAGCAAGGGAGTAGGTGCAGGATAACATGAAAAAGGAATCTAGATAGTAAATTGCCATTCAGGCGGAGAGCAATTGTCAGATAAAGAATAATTGTAAGAGTGGATTGAAAAGGAATAAGTAGCAGAAGTATATTTGCTGCTACTTTCAACTCTATTATTAACATctacttcatcaacaatgcATTTGAGTGGATTTTTAGAGaattcacgtgacaaaAGGCGCGCTACCATATTTCAATATCAGATCAAcaaatatcaacaatatttACAGGAATAGTGCAGCAAAGTAGTAGGTGAATTCTTCTTAAATTGCCAAtgaacaacgacttgttgacCTGTAAACATGGAAATGGTTCTGCTAACGACGCCGTCTATCAGAAACTCCTTTATTTCCACCATAGACCATTTGCCGTGTGATGTGATAAGATCATTGTGGTTTGTACAAAATTGTAATATATCCATaaacaaagagaaagcTCGGTTAGATGCACTTTTGAATCAGATAATAGATGCCAGAAATGAGGAATCACTTCAGAGGGAAATTATGGGCCAAATTGCTATGATTAAAGCGAACATTTCGAGACTTGACTTGGAGTCCATTCAAGAACTTAGAGCTTTGAATAATCAACTTACGATACACAAACTAGGACTTGTTGACGAATTAGAGCAGCTTCAGAAGATCAGCGAGTCACGGATGAATCGAGCAAACGGTAATGAGGGTCTGAAGCCCGATCTCCGGAAGCAGCTTAAAGACCACT
It contains:
- the DAL8 gene encoding allantoate permease (allantoate permease Permease of the major facilitator superfamily): MSKVVEVEDSTNDSASFGSDKKGKTVEVKEELLTESELAGYNLYEKAQEINSEEEQAISKKLLWKVDRRIVPLLCITYTLQFLDKLSLNYAAAYSLKEDLNLIGQRYSWVAAIFNFGYLFWALPGNYIIQRVPVAKYTGFMLFSWSIILIGHIGLKNYGGALVIRFILGMFEASISPSCMNICSSFYTVKHQPIRMCIFLSFNGVATMVGALLGFALGHATNSSLKPWKLIFMVIGLMNFVWSLIFLWLCPDSPDKAKFLTEEERAILVKEVASNNQGLRDVKFKKHQAIEAISDVGVWILAFVGLACGVINGGSSNFSSALIKGFGFSGLQATALQLPTGAIELVVVAATGFAVFSFKNTRTVALFLICIPPLGGLIGIHVISLEHKWSLVGCTWLQFIIGGPVILCWILLNANVSGSSKKTIANGLWFAFYASGNIIGANVFYTYEAPKYRSGMIALMTCYCGIMVLAVAYRGLLTFRNKKKMEEQGEMTPEMEEQAILDGFKGLTDFENSGFRYVL
- the ZRT2.2 gene encoding low affinity zinc transporter (go_function metal ion transporter activity~go_component membrane~go_process metal ion transport), encoding MEDTCPTDNEFNGQHMKARIASVFVIMIVSGIGSFLPLISSKCPSLNVPPTVFFIIRYVGTGVILATAFIHLLAEGIESLTNECLGGIFEDYSWGAGIALIGVWGMFLFDLVARRIIRNRNSNASIDSIGCCTHVALCPNSENVANTLSKGNNSLTREIDIQILNVFILEIGIVFHSVFVGLALAIAGDDFIGLFIAISFHQLLEGLGLGARFAMAKWPKGKEHYPWLLSTAFTLVTPISIAVGLGVRKSYPPGSRIALITNGIFDSLCSGVLIYNSLVELMAYDFMYSQEFEEDEYISRQLWAFLCLSIGAFAMALLGYWA